One part of the Thermodesulfovibrio sp. 3462-1 genome encodes these proteins:
- a CDS encoding chemotaxis response regulator CheY: MFNFKIKVLVVDDFPTMRRIVKNLLKQLGFENIEEAENGEDALRKLKAGDYGLVVSDWNMPVMEGIELLKHIRSDPQLKDIPFLMVTAEAEKEKVIEAIKAGVDNYIVKPFTGEVLKEKLEKIAQKKPSLKGGQ; this comes from the coding sequence ATGTTTAATTTTAAAATAAAAGTTCTGGTTGTTGATGACTTTCCAACAATGCGGAGGATTGTAAAAAATCTTTTAAAACAGCTGGGATTTGAAAATATAGAAGAAGCAGAAAATGGAGAAGATGCTTTAAGAAAGTTAAAAGCAGGTGATTATGGACTTGTTGTTTCGGACTGGAACATGCCTGTAATGGAGGGAATAGAACTTTTAAAACATATAAGAAGTGACCCTCAGCTTAAGGATATACCATTTTTGATGGTTACAGCAGAAGCTGAAAAAGAAAAAGTTATTGAAGCAATTAAAGCAGGCGTTGACAATTACATAGTAAAACCTTTTACAGGAGAGGTTCTTAAAGAAAAGCTTGAAAAAATCGCCCAGAAAAAACCATCTCTTAAAGGAGGACAATAA
- a CDS encoding protein-glutamate O-methyltransferase CheR, with amino-acid sequence MITQTTSSSVTINDEVFKQLRDFIYEKTGIYVPDNKKYFLENRLSRILKEKNLRNFEDYLYFLKYSANKHDIGRLFDAVTTNETFFFREPQQFEVFSNDLIPQIIKENGQMGRKDIKIWSAACSTGEEPYTIAMILLEKPELVSIRKEIYASDISESVLMSARRGMYGSYSVRNVPPQYMAKYFKDSGGIYVLSETVKSMVKFMNINLIEEKEVKQLKGMDVVFCRNVLIYFDDKAKKKAVSLIYDVLRPKGYLFVGTSESLHNITRAFRPVVINKVVVYQKV; translated from the coding sequence ATGATAACTCAGACTACTTCCTCTTCTGTAACAATAAATGATGAAGTTTTTAAACAATTGAGGGATTTTATCTATGAAAAGACAGGAATATATGTGCCTGATAATAAAAAATACTTTCTTGAAAACAGACTGAGCAGAATTTTAAAGGAAAAAAATCTGCGTAATTTTGAAGACTATCTTTATTTCTTAAAATACAGTGCCAATAAACATGATATAGGAAGACTTTTTGACGCAGTTACAACAAATGAGACTTTTTTCTTCAGAGAACCTCAACAATTTGAAGTATTTTCAAATGATCTTATTCCGCAAATAATTAAGGAAAATGGCCAAATGGGCAGAAAGGACATAAAAATATGGTCCGCTGCTTGCTCTACAGGAGAAGAACCATATACAATTGCGATGATATTACTTGAAAAACCTGAATTAGTTTCAATTAGAAAGGAAATATATGCTTCTGATATAAGTGAATCAGTTTTAATGTCTGCAAGAAGAGGCATGTATGGCTCTTACTCTGTTCGAAATGTTCCACCTCAGTATATGGCAAAGTATTTTAAAGATTCAGGTGGTATTTATGTTCTTTCTGAAACTGTAAAGTCAATGGTAAAATTTATGAACATAAATCTTATAGAAGAAAAAGAAGTTAAACAACTTAAAGGCATGGATGTGGTATTTTGCAGAAATGTCTTAATTTATTTTGATGATAAGGCAAAGAAAAAGGCAGTTTCTCTTATCTATGATGTTTTGCGTCCAAAGGGTTATCTTTTTGTGGGGACATCAGAAAGTCTTCATAACATTACAAGGGCTTTTCGTCCTGTTGTTATAAATAAAGTTGTTGTATATCAAAAAGTTTAG
- the flhA gene encoding flagellar biosynthesis protein FlhA: MNIMNYIRSDVLVAVGIILILIFMIVPIPPFMLDLSLTMSITISILIILVASYVRRPLDFSVFPSVLLIATLMRLSLNIASTRLILTRGELGTEAAGKVIKAFGEFVVSGNFVVGLIVFLILVIINFIVITKGAGRIAEVSARFTLDAMPGKQMSIDADLNAGLIDEKEARRRREEISREADFYGAMDGASKFIRGDAIAAIIIMIINIVGGILIGVLQKGMSITDAVQTYVILTIGDGLAAQIPALITSTAAGIVVSRAATESNLGEDILKQLFKNPKTLATASGVLLLLGLIPGLPHFPFIIISAVSGAIAYLLLTREKKEKEVPTVAAPEEKPLTVEAQLESLLKVDPISLEIGYSLIPLVEGESSLVERIRSLRKQIAMEMGYIVPSIHIKDNLMLKPSQYSILIKGVEIATSEIIPGKFLAIGARPTKELDGIPTKDPAFHVDALWIDEKDVSKAQMLGFTVVDASSVIVTHLREILKNYGYELLGKQETQRLLDNLAKTHPRVVDDLIPNLLTLSQVQKVLQNLLRERVSIRDLQTILETLAEYASITKDPDILTEYVRQALSRRITKSLQNPDGSISAILFDPSLERTFIESLQTTPQGTVFAPDPVLMEKTLEKVKAVADEATVKGYQPVLICSQAIRRFIKRAMERIAPSLPVISPQEISSGVKILMLATVKPD, translated from the coding sequence ATGAACATAATGAATTATATAAGAAGTGATGTTCTTGTTGCTGTTGGTATAATTCTTATACTTATTTTCATGATTGTGCCAATTCCTCCCTTTATGCTTGATTTATCTCTTACAATGAGCATAACTATCTCTATTCTAATTATTCTTGTTGCATCATATGTAAGAAGACCACTTGATTTTTCCGTATTTCCTTCAGTTTTATTAATTGCAACCTTAATGAGACTTTCACTGAACATTGCCTCAACCAGACTTATTCTTACTCGTGGAGAGCTTGGCACAGAAGCAGCAGGTAAGGTTATCAAAGCCTTTGGAGAATTTGTTGTAAGTGGAAACTTTGTAGTTGGCCTGATTGTGTTTTTAATTCTTGTAATCATTAACTTTATCGTAATTACGAAAGGTGCTGGAAGAATTGCTGAAGTTTCAGCCCGTTTTACTCTTGATGCAATGCCTGGAAAACAGATGAGTATTGATGCAGACTTAAATGCAGGTCTTATTGATGAAAAAGAGGCAAGGCGCAGAAGAGAAGAAATAAGCAGAGAAGCAGATTTCTATGGTGCAATGGATGGTGCAAGCAAGTTTATTCGTGGAGATGCAATTGCTGCGATAATTATTATGATTATAAACATTGTTGGCGGAATATTAATTGGAGTGCTTCAGAAGGGTATGTCCATAACTGATGCTGTGCAAACCTATGTAATTCTTACAATTGGTGATGGATTGGCAGCACAGATTCCTGCCCTGATTACATCAACAGCAGCAGGTATTGTTGTAAGCAGGGCAGCAACAGAGTCAAATCTTGGAGAGGATATTCTCAAACAGCTTTTTAAAAATCCTAAAACTCTTGCAACTGCTTCAGGAGTGCTTCTTTTACTTGGTTTGATTCCAGGACTTCCTCACTTTCCCTTTATAATTATCTCAGCTGTCTCTGGTGCAATAGCATATCTGCTTTTAACCAGAGAGAAAAAGGAAAAGGAAGTGCCTACTGTAGCTGCACCTGAAGAAAAACCTTTAACAGTTGAAGCTCAACTTGAGAGTCTTTTAAAAGTTGATCCAATCTCCCTTGAAATAGGATACAGTCTTATTCCACTTGTTGAAGGAGAGAGCTCTCTTGTTGAACGAATTCGTTCTTTGAGGAAACAGATTGCAATGGAAATGGGCTATATAGTTCCATCAATTCATATAAAAGACAATCTAATGCTTAAGCCTTCCCAATACAGTATTCTTATAAAAGGAGTTGAGATAGCAACATCAGAGATAATTCCTGGAAAATTCCTTGCAATTGGCGCCCGTCCTACTAAAGAACTTGATGGAATTCCAACAAAGGATCCTGCCTTTCATGTGGATGCTCTTTGGATTGATGAAAAAGATGTATCAAAGGCACAGATGCTTGGTTTTACAGTTGTTGATGCATCCTCTGTTATTGTTACTCATTTAAGGGAAATTTTGAAAAATTATGGTTATGAACTTCTTGGAAAACAAGAAACCCAGAGACTTCTTGATAATCTTGCAAAAACCCATCCAAGAGTTGTTGATGATTTAATTCCAAATCTTTTAACTCTTTCTCAGGTTCAGAAGGTTTTACAGAATCTTTTAAGAGAAAGAGTTTCTATAAGAGATTTACAGACAATACTTGAGACTCTTGCAGAGTATGCAAGCATAACAAAGGATCCTGACATTTTAACAGAGTATGTCAGACAGGCATTGTCAAGAAGAATAACAAAAAGCCTCCAGAATCCTGACGGTTCAATTTCTGCAATTTTATTTGATCCTTCTCTGGAGAGGACTTTCATTGAATCGTTACAAACAACTCCTCAGGGCACAGTTTTTGCTCCAGATCCTGTTTTAATGGAAAAAACTCTTGAAAAGGTAAAGGCAGTGGCTGATGAAGCCACAGTTAAAGGATATCAGCCAGTTTTAATATGTTCCCAGGCAATAAGAAGATTTATAAAAAGGGCAATGGAAAGGATAGCTCCTTCTTTGCCTGTGATATCACCACAGGAAATATCTTCAGGGGTAAAAATATTGATGCTTGCTACAGTAAAGCCTGATTAA
- a CDS encoding chemotaxis protein CheA has protein sequence MADEMDEIINEFIVEAEEILEQIDPLFVELESKGEDPEIINEIFRGMHTLKGAAGFLGFQNVVDVAHRAETILKKVREGEISISPELTDAILKAVDTLKILISHIKAREEPKEDIKPILDLLDSALQKASQKKVSETGEVFEKVEKIESQEVEVKTTEPRESTAQAPKEKEVSTLRVDVERIDKVMDLAGEIVLARNRLLNLSNKLEAKYAGDEHIEGLVETTAFLDRVTSDLQLAVMKMRMQPLQKVFVKFPRMVRDLARTLGKEVDLEIIGEDTEVDKSVIEHIGDPLVHIIRNSIDHGIETPEERISKGKPSQGKIVINAYQKGTQIVIDISDDGKGIDVEAVKAKAITKGLITLEEAEKLSEEAIINLIFLPGFSTKDVSTELSGRGVGMDVVKSNVAKLNGYVEIFTEKDKGTTFRISLPLTLAIIQAMMVQVGQEVYAIPQSMIEETLRVDINEIKEVTGQKVLTVRNRVLPLFMLNEILGAFGSAENQRKYVLVASVGDKRFCISVDSVLGQEEIVIKTINGVDSEECGIMGATITGDGKVVLILDLALLSRKVLTMK, from the coding sequence ATGGCTGATGAGATGGATGAAATAATAAATGAATTTATAGTGGAAGCTGAAGAGATTCTTGAACAGATTGATCCTCTTTTTGTAGAGCTTGAAAGTAAAGGTGAGGACCCTGAAATTATAAATGAGATATTCAGAGGAATGCATACTCTTAAAGGTGCTGCAGGATTTCTTGGATTTCAGAATGTTGTTGATGTGGCTCATAGAGCTGAGACAATTCTGAAAAAAGTCAGGGAAGGTGAAATCTCAATTTCACCAGAACTCACCGATGCAATTCTTAAAGCAGTAGATACATTAAAAATCTTGATTTCTCATATTAAAGCAAGAGAAGAACCTAAAGAAGATATTAAGCCAATTCTTGATTTACTTGATAGTGCTCTTCAGAAAGCTTCTCAGAAAAAGGTTTCAGAAACCGGTGAAGTTTTTGAAAAAGTTGAAAAAATTGAATCTCAGGAGGTTGAAGTAAAAACTACAGAGCCCAGAGAATCCACTGCACAGGCTCCAAAAGAAAAAGAAGTCTCCACTCTTAGAGTTGATGTTGAAAGGATAGATAAGGTTATGGATCTTGCTGGAGAGATAGTTCTTGCACGTAACAGACTTTTAAATCTTTCAAATAAACTTGAAGCAAAATACGCAGGGGATGAACATATAGAAGGACTTGTTGAAACTACAGCCTTTCTTGACAGAGTTACTTCAGATCTTCAGCTTGCGGTAATGAAGATGAGAATGCAGCCGCTGCAAAAAGTATTTGTAAAATTTCCAAGAATGGTGAGAGACCTTGCAAGAACCCTCGGGAAAGAAGTGGATCTTGAAATTATTGGCGAAGATACAGAAGTTGACAAATCAGTTATTGAGCATATTGGAGACCCACTTGTTCATATAATAAGAAATTCAATAGATCATGGAATAGAAACACCTGAAGAGAGAATCTCAAAGGGAAAACCATCACAAGGCAAGATTGTTATTAATGCCTATCAAAAGGGAACTCAGATTGTTATAGATATATCTGATGATGGCAAAGGAATAGATGTTGAAGCAGTTAAAGCAAAGGCAATTACAAAAGGGCTTATAACCTTAGAAGAAGCTGAAAAGCTGTCTGAAGAGGCAATAATAAATTTAATTTTTCTACCAGGTTTTTCCACAAAGGATGTCTCAACAGAGCTGAGTGGCAGAGGAGTTGGAATGGATGTTGTGAAATCCAATGTAGCAAAACTAAATGGATATGTAGAAATATTTACTGAAAAAGACAAGGGCACAACTTTCAGAATAAGTTTACCTCTTACACTTGCAATAATTCAGGCTATGATGGTTCAGGTTGGGCAGGAAGTTTATGCTATACCTCAATCTATGATTGAGGAGACCTTAAGAGTAGATATTAATGAAATTAAAGAAGTAACAGGCCAAAAGGTTCTTACAGTAAGAAACAGAGTTTTGCCACTTTTTATGCTCAATGAAATTCTTGGAGCCTTTGGTAGTGCTGAAAATCAGAGAAAATATGTTCTTGTAGCAAGTGTGGGAGACAAAAGATTTTGTATCTCTGTGGACTCTGTGCTTGGGCAGGAAGAAATTGTCATAAAAACTATAAATGGTGTAGACTCTGAAGAATGTGGAATAATGGGTGCTACAATAACAGGAGATGGCAAGGTTGTTTTAATACTTGACCTTGCTTTGCTTTCAAGAAAAGTCTTAACTATGAAATAA
- a CDS encoding response regulator codes for MKILVVDDDKTTRKMITLILKSKGYEVVTAENGLEALQKLGLEKINLILTDMNMPYMDGIELTKQVKANPDFSHIPVVMITTEADEDEKKRAFEVGVDDYLVKPTNAEQITESMKKIIKKIFNR; via the coding sequence ATGAAAATTCTTGTAGTAGATGATGATAAAACAACAAGAAAAATGATTACTCTGATTCTTAAAAGCAAAGGCTATGAAGTTGTTACTGCTGAAAATGGACTTGAAGCATTGCAGAAGCTTGGACTTGAGAAAATAAACTTAATTCTTACAGATATGAATATGCCATACATGGATGGAATAGAGCTAACAAAACAGGTAAAAGCAAATCCTGATTTTTCTCACATTCCAGTGGTTATGATAACAACAGAAGCTGATGAAGATGAAAAAAAGAGAGCTTTTGAAGTAGGTGTTGATGACTATCTTGTAAAACCTACAAATGCTGAGCAGATTACTGAGAGCATGAAAAAAATAATAAAAAAAATTTTTAATAGATAA
- a CDS encoding HEAT repeat domain-containing protein has protein sequence MKNIKQIVFKLLNDPDPSIRRKAAEELAHADEKAVYPLIKALKDENTAVQEAAMQSLISLGNENRFLINSGEVVTYMVIPLLREEEAYLRNTAILIIKEIGHRAPEVIYKLLKDKDSDIRKFALDLIADIKEGFDGARILPLLKDENGNVRAAAAHALGELGYKEAIPILIECLKDEEWVVFYVLQALAQLKAEEASESIGELLLSTDSLLIKAEAIDTLGKIGTEKVAAPLLKYFPVATKDEKKEIVKALIRIGIIPDGQGLKEEILSIFAEQEWEEKLIALKAVKLLNLVEAVPLIVEEAGALDPSCFDYEEKIEALQETLLSIDSEDELISMIEKNKLKYRAKAFVIKVLGKLRSKKAVPVLIKLLEDIKRDIRIASAKALGEIGDKEVLQPLIKRSTEDPDANVKKAAIEALGMIRVPEAYEPLYHLLEKEAYPDIIEAIVAALISIDQERFLKNLKSYKKEVKQALAGMTYSIDILNMLSQCEDKEVQKAAIYGLGRVATEEAIAKILEFIKSDALELKKAAILALGEANFCSDVLFQCLEDEDPWVRYYAVKSISKACAPEILMEKLIPLLDDPFPPVVIATVEALGEIGGAQVYDILASKREHPHREVKEKIEEVLQKI, from the coding sequence ATGAAAAATATAAAGCAGATAGTTTTTAAGCTTTTAAACGATCCTGACCCATCGATCCGCAGAAAGGCAGCAGAAGAGCTTGCTCATGCTGATGAAAAAGCAGTTTATCCATTAATTAAAGCTTTAAAAGATGAAAACACAGCTGTTCAGGAAGCTGCGATGCAATCTCTAATTTCCCTTGGCAATGAAAACAGATTTTTAATAAATTCAGGCGAAGTTGTTACATATATGGTTATTCCGCTTTTAAGAGAGGAAGAAGCTTATTTAAGAAACACTGCGATTTTAATAATTAAAGAAATAGGGCATAGAGCACCAGAGGTTATTTACAAACTTCTCAAGGATAAAGACTCTGATATAAGAAAGTTTGCCCTTGATTTAATTGCAGATATAAAAGAAGGATTTGATGGAGCAAGAATTCTTCCTTTACTTAAAGATGAAAACGGAAATGTCAGGGCTGCTGCTGCTCATGCATTAGGAGAACTTGGATACAAAGAAGCAATTCCTATTTTAATTGAGTGTTTGAAAGATGAAGAATGGGTTGTTTTTTATGTTTTACAGGCTCTTGCTCAACTCAAGGCAGAAGAGGCTTCAGAAAGCATAGGCGAGCTTCTTTTAAGTACTGACTCTCTTTTAATTAAAGCAGAAGCAATTGATACTCTCGGGAAAATAGGAACAGAAAAAGTTGCTGCTCCCCTTTTAAAATATTTTCCTGTTGCAACAAAAGATGAAAAGAAGGAGATTGTTAAAGCCTTAATAAGAATAGGCATAATTCCAGATGGACAGGGTTTAAAGGAAGAAATTCTTTCTATTTTTGCAGAACAGGAGTGGGAAGAAAAGCTGATAGCTTTAAAGGCAGTAAAACTATTAAATCTTGTAGAGGCTGTTCCTCTTATTGTAGAAGAAGCTGGAGCTCTTGATCCAAGTTGTTTTGACTATGAAGAAAAAATAGAGGCTTTGCAAGAAACTTTACTTTCAATAGATTCAGAGGATGAACTTATTTCAATGATTGAAAAAAACAAACTTAAGTATAGAGCAAAAGCTTTTGTTATAAAAGTGCTTGGTAAATTAAGAAGTAAAAAAGCAGTCCCAGTTCTCATAAAACTTCTTGAAGACATAAAAAGGGACATAAGAATAGCATCTGCAAAAGCACTTGGCGAAATTGGTGACAAAGAAGTATTACAGCCACTTATAAAAAGGAGCACTGAAGACCCTGATGCAAATGTGAAAAAAGCAGCTATAGAAGCTCTTGGAATGATAAGAGTTCCAGAAGCCTATGAGCCTCTTTATCATTTACTTGAAAAAGAAGCATATCCAGACATTATTGAAGCAATTGTTGCAGCTCTTATATCAATTGATCAGGAGAGATTTTTAAAAAATTTAAAGTCTTATAAAAAAGAAGTAAAGCAGGCTCTGGCAGGAATGACTTATTCAATAGATATTTTAAATATGCTTTCTCAATGTGAAGACAAAGAAGTGCAAAAAGCTGCTATATACGGACTTGGTAGAGTTGCTACAGAAGAAGCTATAGCTAAAATTCTTGAATTTATTAAATCTGATGCCTTAGAGTTAAAAAAAGCAGCTATTTTAGCTCTTGGAGAAGCTAATTTTTGTTCTGATGTATTGTTTCAGTGTCTTGAAGATGAAGACCCATGGGTTAGATATTATGCTGTAAAATCAATTAGCAAAGCTTGTGCACCAGAAATTTTAATGGAAAAACTCATTCCTCTTCTGGATGATCCATTCCCTCCTGTTGTAATTGCTACAGTGGAGGCTTTAGGAGAAATAGGTGGTGCTCAGGTTTATGACATTCTTGCTTCTAAAAGAGAACATCCTCACAGGGAAGTTAAAGAAAAAATAGAGGAGGTTTTGCAAAAAATATGA
- a CDS encoding MinD/ParA family protein: MKTNLPRIIAVSSGKGGVGKTNFVTNIALVFRSMQKRVLLMDADIGLSNIDIMFGIAPKFNIKHLLSGEKSMKDIIVKTPEGIDIIPASSGIRELTQLNYVHKMRIIEELENIDKDYDIFLIDTGAGISDNVTFFCSAAHDTVVIVTAEPTSIADAYALIKVLYKEHGEHNFRIVVNNTKNHKEAKETFRKLSMVTERFLGISLDWLGELPYDEKIKEAVIAQKPYITLYPTSDFSKKLTEIAKQLLKKEVNLLKGGMQFFLKKALIK, from the coding sequence GTGAAAACTAATTTGCCAAGAATTATAGCTGTTTCAAGTGGAAAGGGAGGAGTTGGAAAAACCAACTTTGTAACAAATATTGCTTTAGTTTTCAGAAGCATGCAAAAAAGAGTGCTTCTTATGGATGCTGATATTGGTTTAAGCAACATAGACATAATGTTTGGGATAGCACCAAAATTTAATATAAAGCACCTGCTTTCAGGTGAAAAATCAATGAAAGATATTATTGTTAAAACTCCTGAAGGAATTGATATTATTCCTGCCAGTTCAGGAATAAGAGAGCTTACTCAGCTTAACTATGTTCATAAAATGAGAATTATTGAAGAGCTTGAAAATATTGACAAAGACTATGATATATTTCTCATTGATACAGGAGCAGGAATTTCAGATAATGTAACTTTTTTCTGCTCTGCAGCACACGACACAGTAGTGATTGTCACTGCTGAACCAACCTCCATTGCGGATGCATATGCACTTATTAAGGTGCTTTATAAAGAACATGGAGAACACAACTTTCGCATAGTTGTGAATAATACTAAAAATCATAAAGAAGCAAAAGAGACTTTTAGAAAACTTTCAATGGTTACTGAAAGATTTCTTGGTATTTCACTTGATTGGCTTGGAGAACTTCCCTATGACGAAAAAATAAAGGAGGCTGTGATTGCCCAGAAACCCTATATAACTCTTTATCCAACCTCTGATTTTTCAAAAAAACTTACAGAAATTGCAAAGCAATTACTTAAAAAAGAGGTTAATTTATTAAAAGGAGGTATGCAGTTTTTCCTCAAAAAAGCTTTAATTAAATAG
- a CDS encoding protein phosphatase CheZ: MKQYIGFILGKNEYTIPILQVQEIIKLPQITKMPGVPFYVEGVTNLRGRVIPIVNLKRILGIEEETVAGKVVVVSSGRAVFGALVDNITGVVNIDEKEIESAEEFMQHGQSAIEGVARLNDRLLVLLDIKKLIPAEDQSLFEEEIIEVHEEGDKVEVVKKVSSIAGEVTVSEIVDPIRFYEKKGITKDDPKYLLLEEITSFMNAVAQGDYEYADRIMNNIIQKSQSDLFKEVGKVARKLHDSLKSFREALDPRLKEIATERMPRAVDQLQMVIDKTEEAANKTMEIVEKYILKMDDLANHIRGLQGPQESIEFLRDFKNSLEDDLTEILTTQSFQDLTGQVLKKVINLVGDLEIELIRLITTFGLKIEEKEAVTKEVEKVSQEDVDELLKEFGF; the protein is encoded by the coding sequence ATGAAACAGTATATTGGTTTTATTCTGGGTAAAAATGAATACACTATTCCTATTCTTCAAGTTCAGGAAATTATTAAGCTTCCTCAAATTACGAAAATGCCTGGAGTGCCTTTTTATGTTGAAGGAGTCACAAATCTTCGTGGTAGAGTAATTCCCATTGTAAATCTAAAAAGAATTCTTGGCATTGAAGAAGAAACAGTTGCAGGAAAAGTAGTTGTTGTCTCATCGGGCAGGGCAGTTTTTGGTGCCTTAGTTGATAATATTACTGGAGTGGTAAACATAGATGAAAAAGAAATTGAATCCGCTGAAGAGTTTATGCAGCATGGACAGAGTGCCATAGAAGGAGTTGCTCGTTTAAACGATAGATTACTTGTTTTACTTGATATAAAAAAATTAATTCCTGCAGAAGACCAGAGCCTTTTTGAGGAAGAAATAATTGAAGTTCATGAGGAGGGAGATAAAGTAGAAGTTGTAAAAAAAGTCAGCAGCATTGCAGGAGAAGTCACAGTAAGTGAAATTGTAGATCCCATAAGATTTTACGAAAAAAAAGGTATAACAAAGGATGATCCAAAATATCTTTTACTTGAGGAAATAACCAGTTTTATGAATGCAGTTGCTCAAGGAGACTATGAGTATGCAGACAGAATAATGAATAATATAATTCAGAAAAGTCAGAGTGATCTATTTAAAGAAGTAGGAAAAGTTGCCAGAAAACTACATGACTCTTTGAAAAGCTTTAGAGAAGCTCTTGACCCAAGATTAAAAGAAATAGCTACTGAAAGAATGCCAAGAGCAGTTGATCAACTTCAGATGGTAATTGATAAAACAGAAGAGGCAGCAAATAAAACAATGGAAATTGTTGAAAAATATATTTTAAAAATGGATGATCTGGCGAATCATATAAGAGGACTTCAAGGACCACAGGAAAGCATAGAATTCTTAAGAGATTTTAAAAATTCTCTTGAAGATGATTTAACAGAGATTCTCACAACTCAGTCTTTTCAGGATCTTACAGGCCAGGTTCTTAAAAAGGTAATCAATCTTGTAGGAGACCTTGAGATTGAACTTATCCGTCTTATAACCACTTTTGGATTAAAAATTGAGGAAAAGGAAGCTGTCACAAAAGAAGTTGAGAAAGTTTCACAGGAAGATGTTGATGAGCTTCTTAAAGAATTTGGTTTTTAA
- a CDS encoding FliA/WhiG family RNA polymerase sigma factor, whose protein sequence is MFYSDDDKEKLIKQFLPKIKHYALRYYHIVQSVLELDDLISAGIKGLLEALNKYDPSLNVPLHSFIDYRIRGAIIDEIRCLDVFSKEFRKKIQDLKNAYTALKQSGKDPTDEELANFLNITNTELQKVYQSITASDVISLDDFVMSKEGDKLNLLEVISDKKDIFEEINFRELKEKLSAALEKLPKIEKLVLSLYYYEELNMKEIAEILGVSLSRVSQIHGKALLKLRHFFEK, encoded by the coding sequence ATGTTTTACTCTGACGATGATAAAGAAAAGCTTATTAAACAATTTTTGCCGAAAATAAAGCATTATGCTTTAAGATATTATCATATTGTTCAATCTGTTCTCGAACTGGATGATTTAATTTCTGCTGGGATAAAGGGATTGCTTGAAGCATTAAATAAATACGACCCTTCATTAAATGTTCCGCTTCATTCATTTATAGATTACAGAATAAGAGGAGCTATAATTGATGAGATTCGCTGTCTTGATGTTTTTTCAAAAGAGTTTAGGAAAAAGATACAAGATTTAAAAAACGCCTACACAGCCTTAAAACAATCTGGTAAAGATCCTACAGATGAAGAATTGGCGAATTTTTTAAATATCACCAATACAGAATTACAGAAAGTTTACCAGAGTATAACAGCTTCTGATGTAATAAGTCTTGATGATTTTGTAATGAGTAAAGAGGGAGATAAATTAAATCTGCTTGAAGTCATATCAGATAAAAAAGATATTTTTGAGGAGATTAACTTTCGTGAACTTAAAGAAAAATTGTCAGCTGCTTTAGAGAAACTGCCAAAAATTGAAAAGCTCGTTTTATCTCTTTATTATTATGAAGAGTTAAATATGAAAGAAATAGCAGAGATTTTGGGAGTTTCTCTTTCTCGAGTAAGTCAGATTCACGGTAAAGCACTTTTAAAACTGAGACACTTTTTTGAAAAATAA